A region of Syngnathoides biaculeatus isolate LvHL_M chromosome 20, ASM1980259v1, whole genome shotgun sequence DNA encodes the following proteins:
- the nrf1 gene encoding nuclear respiratory factor 1 yields the protein MDDHTVHQTEHMTTIEPSAVSQQVHVTTFADASMMTADEDSSSSPDDDPYDDADILNSAGNDEVTAHLAAAGPVGMAAAAAVATGKKRKRPHIFESNPSIRKRQQTRLLRKLRATLDEYTTRVGQQAIVLCMSPNKPNPVFKVFGAAPLENVVRKYKGMMLEDLENALAEHAPAGGELASDLPPLTIDGIPVSVDKMTQAQLRAFIPEMLKYSTGRGKPGWGKESCKPLWWPEDIPWANVRSDVRSEDQKQRVSWTQALRTIVKNCYKQHGREDLLYAFEEQQIGTTTAQHHLATAQSIAHLVPSQTVVQTINNPDGTVSLIQVGTGHTVATLANASELPGVTVAQVNYSTVADGEVEQNWATLQAGEMTIQTTQASEATQAVASLAEAAVAASHEMQPGATVTMALNSEAAAHAVATLAEATLQGGGQIVLAETAAAVGALAGVQDATGLVQIPVSMYQTVVTSLAQGNRPVQVAMAPVATRIDSTVTLDGQAVEVVTLEQ from the exons ATGGACGACCACACGGTTCACCAGACGGAACACATGACCACCATCGAGCCCAGCGCCGTCAGTCAACAG GTGCACGTGACCACCTTTGCCGACGCGTCCATGATGACGGCCGACGAGGACTCCAGCTCTTCGCCCGACGACGATCCCTACGACGACGCGGATATCCTCAACTCGGCCGGCAACGACGAGGTCACTGCCCACCTGGCCGCCGCAG GGCCCGTCGgcatggccgccgccgccgccgtggcGACGGGCAAGAAACGGAAGCGGCCTCACATCTTCGAATCCAACCCCTCCATCCGCAAGAGGCAGCAGACCCGTCTCCTCAG GAAGCTGAGGGCCACGCTGGACGAGTACACCACCCGCGTGGGCCAACAGGCCATCGTGCTGTGCATGTCGCCCAACAAACCCAACCCGGTCTTCAAGGTCTTTGGCGCTGCTCCATTGGAGAATGTG GTGAGAAAGTATAAGGGCATGATGCTGGAGGACCTGGAGAACGCCCTGGCCGAACACGCCCCCGCTGGGGGGGAGCTGGCGTCCGATCTGCCCCCCCTCACCATCGACGGCATCCCCGTGTCGGTGGACAAGATGACCCAG GCCCAGCTGCGGGCCTTCATCCCGGAGATGCTGAAGTACTCGACGGGCCGAGGCAAACCCGGCTGGGGCAAGGAGAGCTGCAAGCCCCTCTGGTGGCCCGAGGACATCCCCTGGGCCAACGTTCGCAGCGACGtgcgttctgaggaccagaaaCAGAGG GTGTCCTGGACGCAGGCGCTGAGGACCATCGTGAAAAACTGCTACAAGCAGCACGGCCGCGAGGATCTGCTGTACGCGTTCGAGGAGCAGCAGATCGGCACCACGACGGCGCAGCACCACTTGGCCACCGCGCAGAGCATCGCCCACCTGGTGCCCTCGCAGACGGTGGTGCAGACCATCAACAACCCGGACGGCACCGTGTCGCTCATCCAGGTCGGGACGGGACACACGGTCGCCACGCTGGCCAACGCCTCGGAGCTGCCCGGCGTGACGGTGGCGCAGGTGAACTACTCCACGGTGGCGGACGGCGAG GTGGAGCAAAACTGGGCCACCCTTCAAGCCGGGGAAATGACAATCCAAACCACGCAGGCCTCCGAGGCCACGCAGGCGGTGGCGTCGCTGGCTGAGGCCGCCGTCGCCGCCAGCCACGAGATGCAGCCGGGGGCCACCGTCACCATGGCGCTCAACAG CGAGGCAGCCGCCCACGCCGTGGCGACGCTGGCCGAGGCCACGCTTCAAGGCGGGGGCCAGATCGTGCTGGCTGAGACGGCGGCCGCCGTCGGGGCGCTAGCAGGGGTGCAGGACGCTacag GTCTGGTCCAGATCCCCGTCAGCATGTACCAGACGGTGGTGACCAGCCTGGCGCAGGGCAACAGGCCCGTGCAGGTGGCCATGGCGCCGGTGGCCACGCGGATCGACAGCACCGTGACGCTGGACGGCCAAGCGGTGGAGGTGGTGACGCTGGAGCAATGA
- the akap14 gene encoding A-kinase anchor protein 14: MEDHRPPSRLNLPPESCELVKNMRRRDYDQPENRIKWVAAQDFTVEVGKEQIGKYIRTWKLQPRWIYSLDCFCSTEDDHQTHYHYRARFSSPSAQRPIQGTASVYFAVEVSKAGAQTDPVGVHFVVESNRLVHTPGWTRFTDKWLVDIIEKKNALREAILL; this comes from the coding sequence ATGGAAGATCATCGCCCTCCATCTCGTCTTAATTTACCGCCAGAATCGTGTGAACTTGTCAAAAACATGCGCAGGAGAGACTACGACCAGCCCGAAAACCGCATCAAGTGGGTCGCAGCCCAGGACTTCACCGTGGAAGTCGGCAAAGAGCAAATTGGGAAGTATATTCGAACGTGGAAGCTGCAACCCCGCTGGATTTACAGCCTGGACTGCTTCTGCTCGACTGAAGACGACCACCAAACCCACTACCACTACCGGGCACGCTTCAGCAGTCCGTCGGCGCAGAGGCCAATTCAGGGCACGGCGAGCGTCTACTTCGCCGTCGAAGTATCGAAAGCTGGAGCACAAACCGACCCTGTCGGGGTGCACTTCGTAGTGGAGTCGAACAGGCTGGTACACACGCCAGGTTGGACCCGCTTCACTGACAAGTGGCTGGTGGATAttattgagaagaaaaatgcTCTCAGGGAAGCAATTCTATTGTGA
- the pnpla8 gene encoding calcium-independent phospholipase A2-gamma, protein MSRIRTTLDSVTKAVGSTDLISKFSRLKPGSSVADGAHAEKVLVRAERVASKEREAPLPPGAAVGDADGGKGGSEDDQKGEPVSENPFVATKNPEASAPVSSFNQTPQVYHPTNMDETYKTLAQHINSYFGMGTTQGGGGDCNPRPDSNIIPRKSPDRIPVLSPAAASESVDTPASSHPSVDLSPPEAKAPPDTPATESTTAAVPVLTASPKKGFTHYLSYPRPSVQAFVGNYIAPLVPKFRGDAQSVERDKLPAENGAEASVEKIESEDHVDESKQQLLAQREKIIARVSVDNRTRALVKGLHRVNDVQLLTSRVEELSCHLLEFPETRGVAVKEKAIPCLLRLRQATDLRLQAAVRESLALVGYTEPVKGRGIRVLAIDGGGTRGLLALQTLLKLENLTGKRVHQLFDYICGVSTGAILAFMLGIFQIPLEECEQMYRKLGSDVFKQNVIVGAVKMGWSHAFYDSEIWESILKERMGEGCMIESSRDPNCPKVSAVSTLVNRGLPLKAFVFRNYRLLPGVRSHYLGDCKYKMWQAIRASSAAPGYFPEYVLGKDLHQDGGLLINNPTALAIHECKCLWPNTPLQCVLSLGTGRHEVAGKNGTTYTSLKDKLTNVISSATDTEEVHTMLDALLPPDAYFRFNPYLSEDVPLNESRVDKLNFLMGEGERYLERNDAKLRKAAGVLSQEKGAIQRLAEWAKLKAEMYEGPPFTSKL, encoded by the exons ATGTCGCGGATCAGGACCACACTAGACAGCGTCACCAAAGCGGTCGGAAGCACGGATCTCATCTCCAAGTTCTCGCGCCTCAAGCCCGGCTCATCCGTGGCGGACGGCGCCCACGCGGAAAAGGTCCTGGTCCGAGCCGAGAGGGTCGCGTCGAAGGAGCGGGAGGCTCCGCTCCCTCCCGGAGCCGCCGTAGGAGATGCGGATGGTGGAAAAGGTGGATCGGAAGATGACCAAAAAGGAGAACCAGTTTCAGAAAATCCCTTTGTTGCCACCAAGAATCCTGAGGCGTCTGCACCCGTCTCATCCTTCAATCAAACGCCGCAGGTCTACCACCCAACCAACATGGACGAGACCTACAAGACTTTAGCTCAGCACATCAACAGTTACTTTGGCATGGGCACCACGCAGGGGGGAGGAGGCGATTGCAACCCCCGGCCCGACAGTAACATAATCCCTCGCAAAAGTCCAGACCGCATTCCAGTTTTGTCTCCAGCGGCAGCGTCCGAGAGCGTCGATACACCTGCTTCCTCTCATCCATCGGTAGACCTCAGTCCCCCTGAAGCGAAAGCACCACCTGACACTCCTGCAACAGAAAGCACCACTGCGGCTGTCCCGGTTCTGACCGCCTCCCCGAAAAAAGGCTTCACGCACTACCTATCCTACCCTCGTCCAAGCGTTCAAGCTTTTGTCGGAAACTACATCGCTCCGTTGGTGCCCAAATTCCGAGGGGACGCCCAAAGCGTTGAGAGGGACAAACTCCCCGCTGAAAATGGAGCGGAGGCTTCCGTGGAGAAGATTGAAAGCGAAGATCATGTTGATGAGAGCAAGCAGCAGCTTTTGGCTCAAAGGGAGAAG ATAATAGCCAGGGTGAGCGTTGACAACAGGACCAGAGCCCTTGTGAAAGGCCTCCACAGGGTCAACGACGTCCAGCTGCTCACCAGTCGAGTGGAGGAACTCAGCTGCCACCTGCTGGAGTTCCCGGAGACGCGCGGCGTGGCCGTCAAG gaaaaaGCTATACCATGCCTGCTCCGTTTACGTCAGGCCACGGACCTCCGCCTTCAGGCCGCCGTGAGAGAGTCACTGGCTCTGGTCGGCTACACGGAACCGGTAAAAGGGAGAGGAATCCGGGTCCTGGCTATAGATGGGGGAGGGACAAG AGGACTTCTGGCCCTGCAGACTCTCCTCAAACTGGAGAACCTGACTGGAAAACGAGTCCACCAGCTGTTTGACTACATCTGCGGCGTCAGCACAG GTGCCATCCTGGCTTTCATGCTGGGGATTTTTCAGATCCCCTTAGAAGAATGCGAGCAGATGTACAGGAAGTTGGGCTCGGACGTCTTCAAGCAGAACGTCATCGTCGGTGCCGTCAAGATGGGCTGGAGCCACGCTTTCTACGACAGTGAAATTTGGGAAAGCATCCTCAA GGAACGGATGGGCGAGGGGTGCATGATAGAAAGTTCCAGAGATCCAAACTGTCCCAAA GTGTCGGCAGTGAGCACTCTGGTGAACAGAGGCCTGCCCCTGAAGGCCTTCGTGTTCAGGAACTACAGACTCCTGCCAGGGGTGAGGTCGCACTACCTCGGAGACTGCAAGTACAAGATGTGGCAAGCCATCAGGGCGTCGTCGGCGGCGCCGGGCTACTTCCCGGAATACGTCCTCGGGAAAGATCTCCATCAG GACGGAGGCCTCCTGATCAACAACCCCACGGCGCTGGCCATCCACGAGTGCAAGTGCCTCTGGCCCAACACGCCGCTGCAGTGCGTGCTGTCGCTTGGCACCGGGCGGCACGAGGTGGCGGGCAAAAACGGGACCACCTACACCAGCCTCAAAGACAAGCTCACCAACGTCATCAGCAGTGCCACAGATACGGAAG AGGTGCACACCATGTTGGACGCCCTCCTCCCGCCAGACGCTTACTTCCGCTTCAACCCTTATTTGAGCGAGGACGTGCCGCTGAACGAGAGCCGCGTGGACAAGCTGAACTTCCTGATGGGCGAGGGCGAGCGCTACCTGGAGCGCAACGACGCCAAGCTCCGTAAGGCCGCCGGCGTGCTGAGTCAGGAGAAGGGCGCCATCCAGAGACTGGCCGAGTGGGCCAAACTTAAGGCCGAGATGTATGAGGGGCCCCCCTTCACATCCAAACTGTAG